ATTGTGGTTGACACTTGACCCAATGGATTTGATGTGGATTCCAATTTATCCTCACTGGAAGTTGAATGAGCGGCATTATGGGGCGCTTCAGGGGCTCAACAAGTCTGAGACCTCAGCAAAATATGGAGAGGAGCAAGTGCTTATCTGGAGACGAAGCTATGATGTCCCTCCGCCAGTTTTAGAAAAAAAAGATCCTCGCTATCCTGGGAATGATCCTCGTTATCAACATTTAAAAGATGATGAGCTTCCTCTGACAGAATGTCTGAAAGATACGGTGGATCGGGTTATCCCCTATTGGAAAGATGTCATTCTCCCAGTGGTAAAATCAGGAAAGCGTGTGATCATTGCAGCCCATGGCAATTCTTTAAGGGCCTTGGTCAAATATTTGGATCAGGTGAGTGATGAAGAGATTATTGCGCTTAACATTCCCACAGGAATGCCTTTGGTCTATGAACTCAATGATCAGCTAAAACCTATTCGCCATTATTATTTGGGGAATCCAGAAGAGGTAAAAAGGGCGATGGAGGCGGTGGCAAATCAAGGGAAGGCTAAAAAATAGTTCAAGGTTTAAGGTTTAAAGATAAAAAGCAAGGTTGAAGGCGGAAGGTCGAGGGTCGAAGGAAAAACATAAAGACATCTGGACGCTAGAAGAAAGGTTCAAAGTGCAGAGAGAAAAATTTTAAGTTTTAAATCCTTAAACTTTGAACTTTAAACCTTAAACTGTTTTTTTAGGAGCCATCCATGCCATTCCCCAATGGATTTTCCTTCCAGGATTTTCCAGTTCTTGTGTGATTGGAGCCAGGGGAGAAATTCTTTAACTTGGCTTTCTTCAATACCCGCAAGGATGAGATTTTGATTCGTGAGTTGTTCTAGTTCTTTCCAGTTTTTTTTAATATCGAGCGCGGTTAGATTAGCCAAGACAGCTGAATAGCCCTTTTTGGATTTTATCTTTTGCAGAGGGCTTGCAATAAATTTTATTTTTTGAGCCACGCGGTTTAAGCGGGCATTTTTTTGAGAAATCAAAATAGCTTCTGGATCCATGTCGAGGGCCAGAATTTCTTGAATTCCGAGTTTGGCAGCTGCAATAGAAAGAATTCCAGAGCCGCAACCCACATCGCAAATGCTCTTCCAATCGTGAGCCTGTTGGACCAGCCATTCGAGGCACATCTGAGTTGTGGCGTGATGGCCTGTTCCAAAAGCCATATCCGGGTCTAGCCTGATCACTTTTTCTCCTCTTCGTTTTTTATATTTAAGCCAGAGAGGCTGGATGACAAGTTTATTTAAAATGCGAACATTTTTTAAGCCCTTCTTCCATCGAAGGGCCCATTGATTGGAAGAAATAGATCTCATTCTAAAATGGGTGAAGATGGGAGTTTGAATTTGAATTAATTTTTTCTTGAAGAGAAGCGCTTCTGAATCAGTTTTGGCATAAATTTTTGCCCAATATTCTTCTCTTTCAGGTTTTGCTTCAATTTTTGCTTCTAGGGTAGCTCCAAAACCACAAGAATCAACTAAAGTGGAAAGGACAGCATCGGGGTCCTTTGTTTCAAAACGACATTTAAGTTCGATCATGGTTTGATGTTTCATCTCAAGATAAGAAAAGCTTGTCACGAAAAGAGTGGAATCGACGACTGACCTGGAATGCTTGGGCATGAGACATGATGATGAGATAAGCGAGAACATGATGGACCAGAGGAGGGATTATTTTAATATAAGTACATCCGGCAATCATCGCGTTCAAGAGAAGAAAAATCATGGACATACCGCAAGCAGCAAAAAGTTTCTTTTTAATGGATTTGGCTTCTTCAAGGATTATAGGTGGAATTTTATCGAGTTTGTTTTCTTCTATCAATCGGTCCCGGGTTCCTAAGAAATAGGAAGTGGACATTTGATCGACCAGAACTCCTAAAAATGTTGATGCCAGTCCAATGACAAAATGCAATGTGAAAAATTGAGGTTGTCCCAGTTGGACATAACCCAGAATGAGGTTTGTAATAAACCCCAAGAGTGATAGAGTAAATAAAAATTGAATGACAAATGGCATGCGCAGATTATAGCATAATCATCATTATGAATAATCCAAAGATCAAATATCAAAAATCTTGTCGGACAATCCAAAATTTAAAATGTCTCCCTTGCAGTAGCATTAAAAATTTTGGATTTTAATATGTCATTTTGCATTTTGGTTTTTGAATTTTAAATTAACAATGAGAACTTGAGGATGGTTGATCATGACTTCAGCTTCATTAATAGTGGCCGATTCAGAAAAAGATTCAAATCTTTATTACGCAACCGGTTTTCTTGCGCCGGATCCCTTTATTTATATTGCTCTCAATGGGAAAAAAATTCTGATCATGGGCGATCTTGAACTGGATCGTGCGAAACTTCAGGCCGAGGTCGACGAAGTCATTTCTAGCACAGAAATTTTAATGAGGCTTCGATTGAAAAGAATTGCCCAACCCAAATCGGTCGATATGATTGAGTTTGTTCTGAAAGAATTAGATGTGAAAGGAATTCTCGTTCCCGGAAATTTTCCAATTGAATATGCCGATCCTCTCAGAGAAAAGGGTTTTTCCATTTCTTTTAAGCGAGAACCCTTTTTTGAAGAACGCTTGATCAAACGCCCTAAAGAAATTGAGGCCATTTGTCAGACTCAAAGAGCTACTGAAGAAGCGGTTGAAGAGGCGGTGGAGGTGATTTCCTCGAGCAAGATTCGCGGGGAATTTCTTTATCATCATGGGGAGATTCTGACCTCTCGGAAAATTAAAGAGATTTTACATTTAAGTTTGATGCGTCAAAATTGTATAGGACAGTACACCATTGTTGCGTGTGGAACGGATGGGGTCGATCCTCATAACGAAGGATCGGGACCTTTAAAGGCTCATCAATCCATCATTCTAGATGTTTTTCCGCGTTCGATGACCACCCGTTATTTTGCGGATATGACTCGGACCGTGGTCAGGGGAAAGGCCTCTCCCAAACTAAAAAAAATGTATCAGGCCGTGTTGGAAGGGCAAGAGATTGGATTTAAACAGGTTCGAGAGGGGGCCGATGGCCGATCGATTCATCAAATGATTCTTGATCGATTTAAATCGCTTGGATTTGAAACGGGAAAGATCGATGGCCGCTTTCAGGGTTTTTTCCATGGGACGGGGCATGGCGTGGGTCTCGATATTCACGAGCTACCCAGAATTGGATCTCTCTCAAATATTCTTCAGGCAGGACAGGTGGTGACCATTGAACCTGGGCTTTATTATTTGGACGCGGGTGGGGTTCGATTAGAAGACATGGTTCTTGTGACCAAAGAAGGATGTGAGAATTTGACGCGTTTTCCAAAGGAGTTAGAAGTGGAGTAAATAAAATCCAAAAATCAAACATCAAAAATCTTGTCGGACAATGCAAAAATTAAAATGTCTCCCTTGCAATGGCATTAGAAATTTTGGATTTTGATTTGTCATTTTGCATTTTGATTTTTAATTTTTGATTTATGAAAAGGAATTTGTCATGCTTTTGAAGGAAGATCTAAAAATATCCCCCGAACCCATCGTCCGCCTGGAGAATTCTTTTCAGGATTCTTACAATAATTTTGTAGCGACGGCTCGGACTTGTTATTCATCTAAGGTGATTACCTCCCAGGATGTCTCTAAAGATGAGAAGGCCCAAGAGAGAAGAGATGCCATTGCACAAAGTATCTATAAAGCGGGGCATCACACGACACTTCAACACGCCACGTTTCAATTTGTTTTGGAGAGAGTGTCGCGTCAATTTATTTGGTCCTTTTTGCATAGCCATCCCTATTATAATTCAGAGCAGGTGAGTCAACGCTATGTTGAAGTGAAGTCTGACCGATTTTTGATTCCTCCTTTATCTGACTCGGCCCAAGCTCTTTATTTAGAAACCATTCAAATGCAGATGGAGGCCTATCATGCCTTGATGAAGCTTGTAGAGCCTACCCTTGCTCAAGAATTTAAAAGAATTTTTCCAGCTCGCAATCTAGAAGAAAAAAGATGGCAATCGGTTCTGAAGAAAAAAGAGCAGGAAGTGGCTCGCTATGTCCTTCCGGTTGCGACCCATGCCCATCTTTATCATACGGTGAGTGCCATTACTCTTTTGAGATATTACCGCCTCTCGCAGCAGTGGGACACCCCTTTAGAGACAAGGATGGTGGTTCAAAAAATGGTGGATGAAGTTTTGAAGATAGAACCTCAGTATCTTAAACTTTTAGAAGATCCCCTCCCTTTAGACCAGACCCCTGAATACGAAGTTTTTTTAAATTTTCATGAGAAAAATCGGGTTCATGAAAATTTTGTGAAAGAATTTGATGAAGATTTGGGGCCTCTCAGATCTAAATTAATCGATTATAAAGAGAAAGGGGAAGAAAGCCTTGCCCAGGCCGTGCGAACGGTATTGGGCTTGCCGAAGCATGAGCTTTCTAATGCTGAGGCGATTGAGAGGGTGATGGATCCTTTGAAGAACACGCTTTTGGGTGAAGCTTTAAATCTCATTTCTCTTGGAAAACTCGCACGTACTTTGGTTCATCCCCATTTTACATTTAGGAAAAAGTTAAGCCATACCGCTGATTCTCAAGATCAGCGTCACCGCATGACCCCCGGCTCTCGGCCCATTTTAGCGGGGCACTTTATTCCAGACCGTCCAGACTTTATTGTTCCTGTTGTGATTGAAAAAACATCTCAGGCCCTGGAGTATTTTAAGAATGTGATTGAGAAGACTTGGAATTCCATCGGACGACTTTTGGATCAGGGTGTTTCAGAAGAATTTGCATTTTATCTTTTGCCCAATGCCTTTCCCATTCGCTTTGAGGAATCAGGAGATTTAGCGAGTTTTCATCATAAGTGGACCAGTCGTCTTTGCTATAACGCCCAGGAAGAGATTTGGGCAAGCTGCAAGGATGAAGTGGAACAAGTGCGTAAGATTCATCCCCGCATTGGAAAGTTTTTGGGCCCTCCTTGCAGTCTTCGCGATTGGGCCGGGACGCGTCCCATTTGTCCAGAAGGAGAGCGTTTTTGCGGGATCCCGGTCTGGAGGCTGGAGCTTGAGGAGTATGAGAGGATCATTTAAAGCTTGGGATGCGCGTTAAAGAGTCATAATCAGTAAAGAGAAAAGGATTTTCTTGAAAATCCGTCTTTTTTTTGTTATGGTTCCATTATGGAACCATTTAGGAGGTAGTATGATGAGTATTACTTTGAAAAATATTCCTCAAAGTTTACATCGTTTGCTGAAGCGACAAGCATCTTTAAATCATCGTAGTTTAAATCGTGAAATGATTGTGTGTCTTGAGTCTTCCGTTTATTCTCCCCGTGTAGGTGCAGAAGCTTTTTTGAAGCGTGTTCGGAAGTTGAGGACAAGGATTTCCGTAAAACTAACCGATCGATTTATAGCTTCTCACAAACGACGTGGTCTATCATGATCGTGGTCGATGTGAACATTCTTGCCTATCTCTTAATTCAAGGTATCCATACATCATCTGTAGAGCGTGTGTATGCAAAAGATGCCGAATGGGCAGCCCCTTTCCTTTGGCGTTCTGAGTTAAGGAATATTCTGGCAGGGTATATTCGTGTGAATAAAATGCCTCTAGAAATGGCCATAACGATTGTCAAAGAGGCGGAAGTCCTCATGGGGGCACATGAATATTCGGTGTCTACAAAACAAATCTTGAACTTGGTCGCAAGCTCAACGTGTTCCGCTTATGATTGTGAATATGTGGGATTGGCTCAAGAATCGGGAACACCCCTTGTGACGATGGATCGGGAAATTTTGAAAAATTTTCCTGAAATTGCAACTTCTATTGAGGGTTTTTTAAGTGAAAATCTCTAACCTATTTATCCTTCTTGATTGATCGTAAATAATTCTCTTTTTGCGTTTGGAGTTCTTCTTCTGAAAAGAGTGAGAGCCCTGAGAGTATTTTGACGATGTTTTCCATGCACAAAATTCCGCGGCAGGGGGTATAGCGAATCAACGTTCTTCGGGTAAAAAAATCATCCAGTGTTTGGGCCATTTCATGGGTGAAGGCGTAGAGAAGCTCGGCCTTCATATGAGGATGATGCGGGCAAAGTTGTCCTTGCGTCCCCCATTCCTTTGCTGTTTTTGCGACCTCAAGTGCTCGGGAGCCGTACGTGGCTAAAAGATGTTGGATTGTGACTTGATCGAGATCAAAGGATTTTGAAAATTCTTCTACGGTTGGAATTTTTCCTCCTCCAGGAAGAGAGAGGAGAGCTGTTCGGCAGGGTTCATTTTGATGGAGATGGAGGATCTGAGTCGCTTGGTTCACCGCTCGTTCGGCCAGACTTCGATACGTGGTAAATTTACCTCCCAGAATGCTCAAAAGACCAGGAGAGGTTTCTTCAATACGGTATTCGCGTGATACTTCAGAGAGCTTTTTCCTTTCTTCATGAATAAGGGGTCTCACTCCTGCAAAGGTAGAAATGATGTCCTTCCTCGATAGAGGTGTCCCTGGAAAGATTCTTTGAATTTCTAAGAGAAGATACTGGATTTCTCCGATTTCAGCAGTGACATGATCTGGATCCCCTGAGAAATCCGTATCGGTCGTTCCGACCAATGTGAAATCCCTCCACGGAAGAGAAAAGAAAACCCGTCCATCTTGTTGAGCGGTCAGAAGAAAAGCATGCTCTTTTGTCAAACGGGGTAAAATGATGTGAATGCCTTTGGCCAGTCTCAATTTTTTTTGGGGAGATCCGGTTCTTTTAGCCAAAAGTTGGTCAATCCATGGCCCGGTCGCATTGATTACTAATTTTGCATGAATTTCAAATTCTTGGTTTGAAATGAGATCCTTTCCCAGAATTCCAGAGACGCGTCCTTCTTTTTCTAGGAATCGAACAGCGTTAAAATAGTTGAATGCACAAGCTCCACTTTCGACGGCAGAGAGAATATTTTCCAGGCATAATCGGGCATCATTCATTTGTGCATCATAAAAATGAAAAGTTTTTTTAAGGCCGTTTAAATTGATTTGTGGGACTTCAGTTGAAAGTTGGGAGAGTGGGAAATTTTTATGAGTTTGGATATTTCTTTTTCCGCTTAAGCAATCATAAAGAGTCAGGCCTAATTTAACTTTGAGAACTCCTCTAGAATCCCCTTGATAAATAGGAAGAAAAAAAGACAAGGGATGAACCAGATGGGGGGCTATTTTTAAAAGGTGATGTCTTTCCTGAAGGGCTTCGTAGACTAGTTTAAAATCCCCATGCTCTAAATAACGAAGCCCTCCATGGACTAATTTAGAAGTTTTGCTGCTCGTTCCACTTGCAAAATCTCCTTTTTCAATGAGACAAACCTTAAAACCTCTGAGAGCCCCATCTCGAGCAATTCCAGCGCCATTAATCCCACCCCCAATGATGAGGAGGTCAAATAGTGTTGTTTTTAAGTGGGAAAGCTCTCTAGGCTTTGAATTCATGAAGGATATTATGATAGAATTAGGACAAAGAGTTAAGAGTTAAAAATTAAAAATGTAAAATTAGAGCAGACACAAATAAAATCCTTAATTTTTTACTCTCCATTTTTCTTTCTTCATTCAAAAGGTGTTTTGTGGTATGGAAAATTCTTGTTTGACTCATTCTAAGGTTACAGATGACACCTATCTTCTTAACTATTTTCATCAGTTTGTAAAAAAAGAACCTGTTTCCCTTTTAACGGGTATAGAATCGGAACTCTTAGGAGTGGATCAGGAGACGGGGGAAGCGATTTCCTATGAGGGAGATCGGGGGGTTGAAAAGGTTTTTTATGAACTCATTTCTCGATTTTCTTGGGAACCTATTCTTGAGAATGGGAAACCCATTGCCTTAAAAAGGGGAAGGGCTGAGATTCATCTTGAGCCTGGGGGACAGTTGGAATTAAGCGGAACTCCTGCTCGTTTTTTGGATGAGGTTAAACTTGAGCTAGAAGAGCATTATCAGGAATTAAAAGAGTCCTCTCTTAAATACCGAATTGCCTGGTTGGAGTTAGGGATGCAGCCTTTTAGTCCGCTTAACGAGATTGCCTGGGTCCCAAAAGGGCGTTATAAAATTATGCGTGAATATTTAATTCGTAAGGGTCCTCTTTCCCATCGCATGATGAAACAAACGGCGACGCTTCAAGCCAATTTTGATTTCACGGGTGAAGAGGATGCCATGGAAAAATTAAAAGTGGGGATGGCCCTTTCACCTCTAACGGTGGCACTCTTTGCAAACTCTCCTTTTTTAGAGGGCAAGGTTCCTGGCCCTTTAAGCTTACGAGCTTTAGGCTGGCAGGGGACGGACCCGGATCGTTGTGGACTCATTAGGGAGGTTCTCGAAGGTCCACCCAAATTCGAAAGTTATTTGAGTTATCTTTTAAAAGTTCCGATGATGTTTATACTTCGGGATGAGAAGTGGATCCCCTTAGAAAACATTACTTGGGGTCAATTTTTGAAAGAGGGATTTCAAGGGATATTTGCTACGGAGGAAGATTGGGAATTATTTTTAACATCTGTTTTTCCAGAAGCACGTTTAAATCCTTTTGTTGAACTTCGAAGTGCGGATCGTAATTCCTTAGCCGTCAGCATGGGCCTCTTGGCATTTTGGAAGGGAATTCTACTGGATTCTATCGCTCGAAAATCGGCTTGGGATTTGGTTTCAGAGGGAACAATAGATGATCGAAAGAGATGGCTTCATGACGCGGCTCTC
This window of the Chlamydiota bacterium genome carries:
- a CDS encoding aminopeptidase P family protein, with amino-acid sequence MTSASLIVADSEKDSNLYYATGFLAPDPFIYIALNGKKILIMGDLELDRAKLQAEVDEVISSTEILMRLRLKRIAQPKSVDMIEFVLKELDVKGILVPGNFPIEYADPLREKGFSISFKREPFFEERLIKRPKEIEAICQTQRATEEAVEEAVEVISSSKIRGEFLYHHGEILTSRKIKEILHLSLMRQNCIGQYTIVACGTDGVDPHNEGSGPLKAHQSIILDVFPRSMTTRYFADMTRTVVRGKASPKLKKMYQAVLEGQEIGFKQVREGADGRSIHQMILDRFKSLGFETGKIDGRFQGFFHGTGHGVGLDIHELPRIGSLSNILQAGQVVTIEPGLYYLDAGGVRLEDMVLVTKEGCENLTRFPKELEVE
- the gpmA gene encoding 2,3-diphosphoglycerate-dependent phosphoglycerate mutase, whose protein sequence is MHKLVLLRHGESTWNKENRFTGWTDVDLSEKGVEEAKRGGQLLKKEGFVFDVAYTSLLKRAIRTLWLTLDPMDLMWIPIYPHWKLNERHYGALQGLNKSETSAKYGEEQVLIWRRSYDVPPPVLEKKDPRYPGNDPRYQHLKDDELPLTECLKDTVDRVIPYWKDVILPVVKSGKRVIIAAHGNSLRALVKYLDQVSDEEIIALNIPTGMPLVYELNDQLKPIRHYYLGNPEEVKRAMEAVANQGKAKK
- the glpD gene encoding glycerol-3-phosphate dehydrogenase, which gives rise to MNSKPRELSHLKTTLFDLLIIGGGINGAGIARDGALRGFKVCLIEKGDFASGTSSKTSKLVHGGLRYLEHGDFKLVYEALQERHHLLKIAPHLVHPLSFFLPIYQGDSRGVLKVKLGLTLYDCLSGKRNIQTHKNFPLSQLSTEVPQINLNGLKKTFHFYDAQMNDARLCLENILSAVESGACAFNYFNAVRFLEKEGRVSGILGKDLISNQEFEIHAKLVINATGPWIDQLLAKRTGSPQKKLRLAKGIHIILPRLTKEHAFLLTAQQDGRVFFSLPWRDFTLVGTTDTDFSGDPDHVTAEIGEIQYLLLEIQRIFPGTPLSRKDIISTFAGVRPLIHEERKKLSEVSREYRIEETSPGLLSILGGKFTTYRSLAERAVNQATQILHLHQNEPCRTALLSLPGGGKIPTVEEFSKSFDLDQVTIQHLLATYGSRALEVAKTAKEWGTQGQLCPHHPHMKAELLYAFTHEMAQTLDDFFTRRTLIRYTPCRGILCMENIVKILSGLSLFSEEELQTQKENYLRSIKKDK
- a CDS encoding FAD-dependent thymidylate synthase, whose amino-acid sequence is MLLKEDLKISPEPIVRLENSFQDSYNNFVATARTCYSSKVITSQDVSKDEKAQERRDAIAQSIYKAGHHTTLQHATFQFVLERVSRQFIWSFLHSHPYYNSEQVSQRYVEVKSDRFLIPPLSDSAQALYLETIQMQMEAYHALMKLVEPTLAQEFKRIFPARNLEEKRWQSVLKKKEQEVARYVLPVATHAHLYHTVSAITLLRYYRLSQQWDTPLETRMVVQKMVDEVLKIEPQYLKLLEDPLPLDQTPEYEVFLNFHEKNRVHENFVKEFDEDLGPLRSKLIDYKEKGEESLAQAVRTVLGLPKHELSNAEAIERVMDPLKNTLLGEALNLISLGKLARTLVHPHFTFRKKLSHTADSQDQRHRMTPGSRPILAGHFIPDRPDFIVPVVIEKTSQALEYFKNVIEKTWNSIGRLLDQGVSEEFAFYLLPNAFPIRFEESGDLASFHHKWTSRLCYNAQEEIWASCKDEVEQVRKIHPRIGKFLGPPCSLRDWAGTRPICPEGERFCGIPVWRLELEEYERII
- a CDS encoding DNA-binding protein, producing the protein MMSITLKNIPQSLHRLLKRQASLNHRSLNREMIVCLESSVYSPRVGAEAFLKRVRKLRTRISVKLTDRFIASHKRRGLS
- a CDS encoding glutamate--cysteine ligase is translated as MENSCLTHSKVTDDTYLLNYFHQFVKKEPVSLLTGIESELLGVDQETGEAISYEGDRGVEKVFYELISRFSWEPILENGKPIALKRGRAEIHLEPGGQLELSGTPARFLDEVKLELEEHYQELKESSLKYRIAWLELGMQPFSPLNEIAWVPKGRYKIMREYLIRKGPLSHRMMKQTATLQANFDFTGEEDAMEKLKVGMALSPLTVALFANSPFLEGKVPGPLSLRALGWQGTDPDRCGLIREVLEGPPKFESYLSYLLKVPMMFILRDEKWIPLENITWGQFLKEGFQGIFATEEDWELFLTSVFPEARLNPFVELRSADRNSLAVSMGLLAFWKGILLDSIARKSAWDLVSEGTIDDRKRWLHDAALLGLKAYIGGVKMSNLASLLVQYAQQGLRRLRDQALSNEKEIQYLEVVKEIIQEGHSPAERLLIHWQGSWNQNPLKLIEYCRI
- a CDS encoding 50S ribosomal protein L11 methyltransferase gives rise to the protein MIELKCRFETKDPDAVLSTLVDSCGFGATLEAKIEAKPEREEYWAKIYAKTDSEALLFKKKLIQIQTPIFTHFRMRSISSNQWALRWKKGLKNVRILNKLVIQPLWLKYKKRRGEKVIRLDPDMAFGTGHHATTQMCLEWLVQQAHDWKSICDVGCGSGILSIAAAKLGIQEILALDMDPEAILISQKNARLNRVAQKIKFIASPLQKIKSKKGYSAVLANLTALDIKKNWKELEQLTNQNLILAGIEESQVKEFLPWLQSHKNWKILEGKSIGEWHGWLLKKQFKV
- a CDS encoding type II toxin-antitoxin system VapC family toxin, producing MIVVDVNILAYLLIQGIHTSSVERVYAKDAEWAAPFLWRSELRNILAGYIRVNKMPLEMAITIVKEAEVLMGAHEYSVSTKQILNLVASSTCSAYDCEYVGLAQESGTPLVTMDREILKNFPEIATSIEGFLSENL